The proteins below come from a single Bactrocera dorsalis isolate Fly_Bdor chromosome 5, ASM2337382v1, whole genome shotgun sequence genomic window:
- the LOC105227972 gene encoding uncharacterized protein LOC105227972, whose amino-acid sequence MDSEDNIGYQLAENFIFFQDIVKKPEEVFDCRSQEYKLANAWLNKLSMFGFETIEDMRLRNVYMSHLVACLNYGKLTGPFTSMPSPDGVLDKSDFQTQDKPRQAVCPRPKPGMSASQKACLNPKGGGGRPCECDYVCCDQNEQKKDCSNMGAASTFDHICGYMMQYVNVPTCLDSQLRATVEHNQYHALDVFPNCADAAAATTSAAFYGHKADEKCVGGAFVAAASNCTTCGENMEFDHQFVRSQITSLLDAIASELRGEQSPGTNDYLEYELARYKNFKLQFPQVAEKIAKLKAEQSLRSYFLLNLQNDLVKLLNDCCLQPEVNMRPTYNMH is encoded by the coding sequence ATGGACTCAGAAGATAATATCGGCTATCAGTTGGCGGAAAATTTCATATTCTTTCAAGATATCGTAAAGAAGCCCGAAGAAGTGTTCGACTGCCGCTCGCAAGAATACAAATTAGCAAACGCTTGGCTAAACAAATTGTCTATGTTTGGCTTTGAGACGATCGAAGACATGCGACTGCGCAACGTATATATGAGTCATCTAGTCGCATGTCTGAATTATGGTAAACTTACTGGACCCTTCACTTCAATGCCCAGTCCGGACGGCGTGCTCGACAAAAGCGACTTTCAAACGCAGGATAAGCCACGCCAAGCAGTCTGTCCACGACCAAAACCCGGCATGTCGGCCTCACAAAAAGCTTGCCTCAACCCAAAAGGAGGCGGCGGTCGGCCGTGTGAATGTGATTACGTGTGTTGTGACCAAAACGAGCAGAAGAAAGATTGTAGCAACATGGGCGCAGCTTCGACGTTCGATCACATATGCGGCTATATGATGCAGTATGTGAATGTGCCCACTTGCTTGGACAGCCAGCTGCGCGCAACAGTCGAACACAATCAATACCATGCACTCGATGTGTTCCCGAACTGTGCGGATGCTGCTGCCGCAACAACATCGGCGGCTTTTTATGGCCACAAAGCTGATGAGAAATGTGTTGGTGgcgcttttgttgctgctgcgagTAACTGTACAACTTGCGGTGAGAACATGGAATTCGATCATCAATTTGTGCGCAGCCAAATAACGTCGTTACTGGACGCCATCGCGTCCGAATTGCGTGGCGAGCAGTCGCCGGGCACGAATGATTATCTGGAGTATGAGTTGGCGCGCTATAAGAACTTCAAGCTGCAATTTCCCCAGGTGGCCGAAAAGATAGCCAAGCTGAAGGCAGAACAGTCGCTACGGTCGTATTTCTTGCTGAATTTACAAAATGATCTCGTGAAGTTGCTGAACGACTGCTGCCTGCAGCCCGAAGTAAATATGAGGCCGACATACAATATGCATTAG
- the LOC105227971 gene encoding uncharacterized protein LOC105227971 has product MSYNSSGIDFDYLLTKDFLLFLDLCRDPNQVFTPNSDESCLAQLWLDKLCRYDCADLDERRLRNIYMSYLCCCLIEGVLKGPFSDQPRDGRLQMVNFNAVKKQPLSCPVVCPARTTYKGCEDPKSKRFSDNCEQQLGSCYSSDNVGNSVAAGSSVESSVHREIMRCSTPEVRFSTDIQCEPSATGIKRRSSGNVFSNYMVREIITPSAYNTFSSECSMPCDCCQEYDAFANMKDTFRRDVIVLLKAIEAELSGYVGSGCNKYLESELLRYKSFIMNFSHIARVLNKLKSQSALRSFLLLSLQDDLIKLINEPL; this is encoded by the exons ATGTCTTACAATAGCAGCGGCATAGATTTTGATTACTTACTCACAAAAGATTTTCTGCTATTTCTCGACCTATGTCGCGATCCAAATCAGGTCTTCACGCCAAACTCCGACGAAAGTTGCTTGGCGCAACTGTGGCTGGACAAGTTGTGCCGTTACGATTGCGCCGATTTGGATGAGCGACGTTTGCGCAACATCTACATGAGCTATCTGTGCTGTTGCCTCATTGAGGGCGTTTTGAAGGGACCGTTTTCGGATCAACCGCGCGATGGTCGCCTACAAATGGTGAATTTTAATGCAGTCAAAAAGCAACCGCTCTCCTGCCCGGTAGTGTGTCCAG CCCGAACCACCTATAAGGGGTGTGAAGATCCCAAATCAAAACGTTTCTCGGACAATTGTGAACAACAATTAGGCAGCTGTTACAGCAGTGACAATGTCGGCAACAGTGTAGCCGCTGGCAGTAGCGTGGAGAGCAGTGTACATCGTGAAATTATGCGTTGCAGCACACCCGAGGTACGCTTCAGCACGGACATACAATGTGAACCGAGTGCGACTGGCATAAAACGGCGCTCTTCGGGCAATGTCTTCAGCAATTATATGGTGCGTGAGATTATCACACCGAGCGCCTACAATACATTCTCATCGGAGTGTAGTATGCCATGTGATTGTTGTCAGGAGTATGATGCATTTGCGAATATGAAGGACACGTTTCGTCGGGATGTCATCGTACTGTTGAAGGCGATTGAGGCAGAGCTGAGCGGCTATGTCGGCAGCGGTTGCAATAAGTATTTGGAAAGTGAGCTATTGCGTTATAAGAGTTTCATAATGAATTTCTCGCATATTGCTCGCGTTCTAAACAAATTGAAATCGCAGTCGGCATTGCGCTCGTTCTTGCTCTTGAGTTTACAAGATGATTTGATCAAGTTAATCAATGAACCgctttga